In Misgurnus anguillicaudatus chromosome 5, ASM2758022v2, whole genome shotgun sequence, a genomic segment contains:
- the foxp3a gene encoding forkhead box protein P3a isoform X2: MLQNGAKTHRGEDNRSRHNLHLQQHQEENCPTFSYTQIKSKGSSSSLSSPKPMATKSTSENTSKPQLHSQQPRPSVLRIGNQPFPQAVDVYDWVVNAVCKTEPESDLSDTEPYYTGQSESRGKASRSSPQPSTMEHSGRHSYSVQEGLLCVKGQCRWPGCSRNKEVFKEYAHFLRHLSNDHAPGDRSIAQIRMQKDKVQNMEDQLTAERQKLRAMQLHLFHAKSTTEIGNSEEELGHLSGLLQPAVCQNADGHCDSERVAADALTQGYWQISTSQVIPGIIPSFEYYKYTNIRPPFTYASMIRWAILEAPEKQLTLNEIYHWFTRMFFYFRHNTATWKNAVRHNLSLHKCFVRVEGRKGSVWTVDEEEFLRRKGQKLQREHDIAWMAPYPLNGTFFPLTPRSESYQM; this comes from the exons ATGCTTCAAAATGGAGCTAAAACGCACAGAGGCGAAGATAACAGGAGCAGACATAATCTACATCTACAACAACACCAAGAGGAAAACTGTCCCACCTTTTCCTATACACAGATAAAATCCAAAGGAAGCAGTTCATCTCTGAGCTCACCTAAACCCATGGCTACCAAG AGTACTagtgaaaacacaagcaagcCGCAGCTTCATTCCCAACAGCCAAGACCATCAGTACTACGCATAGGCAACCAGCCTTTTCCACAAG CTGTAGATGTGTACGACTGGGTTGTGAATGCTGTGTGTAAGACAGAGCCTGAAAGTGACCTGTCAGACACTGAACCATATTAtactggccaatcagaaagcaGAGGCAAAGCCTCCAGGTCAAGTCCTCAGCCAAGCACCATGGAGCATAGCGGAAG GCATTCATATTCTGTTCAAGAGGGCTTACTGTGTGTTAAAGGACAATGTAGATGGCCAGGATGCTCAAGGAACAAGGAGGTGTTCAAAGAATATGCACATTTCCTCAG ACATTTGTCTAATGATCATGCTCCCGGAGACAGAAGCATAGCTCAGATAAGAATGCAAAAAGACAAAGTGCAAAACATGGAGGATCAG TTAACTGCAGAAAGACAAAAACTTCGGGCAATGCAACTGCACCTGTTTCATGCCAAATCTACAACAGAG ATTGGTAATAGTGAAGAGGAGCTGGGCCATCTGTCAGGACTCCTGCAACCTGCAGTATGTCAGAATGCAGATGGCCACTGCGACAGTGAGCGAGTGGCAGCTGATGCATTAACACAAGGGTACTGGCAGATCTCTACCTCACAAGTTATACCAG GGATTATCCCCAGTTTTGAGtattataaatacacaaacatcaGGCCACCGTTCACCTATGCCTCCATGATAAGATGG GCGATCCTGGAAGCTCCAGAGAAACAGCTGACTCTAAATGAAATCTATCACTGGTTCACCCGCATGTTCTTCTACTTTCGTCACAACACGGCCACGTGGAAG AATGCTGTTCGGCATAACCTGAGTCTACATAAGTGCTTTGTACGTGTGGAAGGAAGGAAAGGCTCTGTTTGGACAGTGGATGAAGAGGAATTTCTTAGAAGGAAAGGACAAAAGTTACAAAG GGAACATGATATAGCCTGGATGGCACCTTATCCTTTGAATGGCACCTTTTTTCCTTTGACTCCAAGAAGTGAATCTTACCAGATGTGA
- the foxp3a gene encoding forkhead box protein P3a isoform X1 has product MLQNGAKTHRGEDNRSRHNLHLQQHQEENCPTFSYTQIKSKGSSSSLSSPKPMATKVSVALENDLRRYGSFHIQNSTAQPKSTSENTSKPQLHSQQPRPSVLRIGNQPFPQAVDVYDWVVNAVCKTEPESDLSDTEPYYTGQSESRGKASRSSPQPSTMEHSGRHSYSVQEGLLCVKGQCRWPGCSRNKEVFKEYAHFLRHLSNDHAPGDRSIAQIRMQKDKVQNMEDQLTAERQKLRAMQLHLFHAKSTTEIGNSEEELGHLSGLLQPAVCQNADGHCDSERVAADALTQGYWQISTSQVIPGIIPSFEYYKYTNIRPPFTYASMIRWAILEAPEKQLTLNEIYHWFTRMFFYFRHNTATWKNAVRHNLSLHKCFVRVEGRKGSVWTVDEEEFLRRKGQKLQREHDIAWMAPYPLNGTFFPLTPRSESYQM; this is encoded by the exons ATGCTTCAAAATGGAGCTAAAACGCACAGAGGCGAAGATAACAGGAGCAGACATAATCTACATCTACAACAACACCAAGAGGAAAACTGTCCCACCTTTTCCTATACACAGATAAAATCCAAAGGAAGCAGTTCATCTCTGAGCTCACCTAAACCCATGGCTACCAAG GTATCTGTTGCCTTGGAGAATGATCTTAGACGGTATGGCTCATTTCATATTCAGAATTCCACAGCACAACCAAAG AGTACTagtgaaaacacaagcaagcCGCAGCTTCATTCCCAACAGCCAAGACCATCAGTACTACGCATAGGCAACCAGCCTTTTCCACAAG CTGTAGATGTGTACGACTGGGTTGTGAATGCTGTGTGTAAGACAGAGCCTGAAAGTGACCTGTCAGACACTGAACCATATTAtactggccaatcagaaagcaGAGGCAAAGCCTCCAGGTCAAGTCCTCAGCCAAGCACCATGGAGCATAGCGGAAG GCATTCATATTCTGTTCAAGAGGGCTTACTGTGTGTTAAAGGACAATGTAGATGGCCAGGATGCTCAAGGAACAAGGAGGTGTTCAAAGAATATGCACATTTCCTCAG ACATTTGTCTAATGATCATGCTCCCGGAGACAGAAGCATAGCTCAGATAAGAATGCAAAAAGACAAAGTGCAAAACATGGAGGATCAG TTAACTGCAGAAAGACAAAAACTTCGGGCAATGCAACTGCACCTGTTTCATGCCAAATCTACAACAGAG ATTGGTAATAGTGAAGAGGAGCTGGGCCATCTGTCAGGACTCCTGCAACCTGCAGTATGTCAGAATGCAGATGGCCACTGCGACAGTGAGCGAGTGGCAGCTGATGCATTAACACAAGGGTACTGGCAGATCTCTACCTCACAAGTTATACCAG GGATTATCCCCAGTTTTGAGtattataaatacacaaacatcaGGCCACCGTTCACCTATGCCTCCATGATAAGATGG GCGATCCTGGAAGCTCCAGAGAAACAGCTGACTCTAAATGAAATCTATCACTGGTTCACCCGCATGTTCTTCTACTTTCGTCACAACACGGCCACGTGGAAG AATGCTGTTCGGCATAACCTGAGTCTACATAAGTGCTTTGTACGTGTGGAAGGAAGGAAAGGCTCTGTTTGGACAGTGGATGAAGAGGAATTTCTTAGAAGGAAAGGACAAAAGTTACAAAG GGAACATGATATAGCCTGGATGGCACCTTATCCTTTGAATGGCACCTTTTTTCCTTTGACTCCAAGAAGTGAATCTTACCAGATGTGA
- the tspy gene encoding testis specific protein Y-linked, whose protein sequence is MSTDSDSSRPSEINQRKRSASPSGACEPALPKHAKVTEEEPSNKSLEDAKLGRVGNGEPELPKGASSSTDDIDKTDTGKRARPPGADAGDAGYQQPSDSAAIAAAEALASLTRGDQDGKEMPCSSKQGSREKSKDKSNRPGSSKGAERGSRMTEAAAADSSSSLLLCEDAEDPEQTAFMDDDGEEEDDNSLTGSSSTASSSIVSDNEDNEDGECAIVSVKMAPEVRQSVALLAQVQMRLDALEKKNARLHQRLEMKMSRQRRPHLDQRSAITQAIPGFWVTALLNHPHLSAHIDETDEDALSYMTNLEVECFKNNKLGYRIGFHFRRNPFFQNKVIVKELHLGRGGSPVSFSNPILWHRGQSLVESGEPHKTSQGVYQSFFHWFNDHSNPGRDDIAQILKEDLYKNPLRYYLTPLWEPRQNGSAPKPQSRNNVDECVIISDSDEEQEQNDQNLNQEQEEEQDVDDQVGGSEENDRDEGESSCEEREELDESRDSGGCEVREQEQEEGDIDVDEGDGEEES, encoded by the exons ATGAGCACAGACTCGGACAGCAGCAGGCCGTCCGAAATTAACCAGAGGAAAAGAAGCGCAAGTCCAAGTGGAGCGTGCGAGCCCGCGCTGCCCAAGCACGCGAAAGTAACTGAAGAGGAACCGAGTAACAAATCTCTTGAAGATGCTAAACTCGGGAGAGTTGGCAATGGCGAGCCAGAGCTTCCTAAAGGCGCTTCATCGAGCACCGATGATATCGATAAGACAGACACAGGAAAGCGCGCGAGACCACCTGGCGCGGATGCTGGagatgctgggtatcaacagcCGTCCGACTCCGCAGCTATCGCCGCGGCCGAAGCGCTTGCCAGTCTGACCCGTGGAGATCAAGATGGCAAAGAAATGCCTTGTTCTTCCAAACAAGGGAGCCGTGAGAAATCCAAAGATAAGTCAAATCGTCCTGGTAGTTCCAAGGGAGCTGAGAGAGGGTCGCGGATGACGGAGGCAGCCGCTGCGGACAGTTCTTCATCACTGCTGCTCTGCGAGGACGCAGAAGATCCAGAGCAGACGGCGTTTATGGATGATGATGGGGAGGAGGAGGATGACAATTCCCTTACTGGATCTTCCTCCACAGCCAGTTCATCGATCGTCTCAGATAATGAGGATAACGAGGACGGAGAGTGTGCTATAGTTTCGGTGAAGATGGCCCCGGAGGTGCGGCAGTCTGTTGCGTTGCTCGCACAGGTGCAGATGCGCCTGGATGCACTTGAAAAGAAAAACGCGCGTCTGCATCAGCGCCTGGAGATGAAAATGAGCCGCCAGCGACGCCCTCACCTGGACCAACGAAGCGCCATCACACAGGCTATCCCTGGCTTCTGGGTCACTGCT CTTTTGAATCATCCACATCTGTCAGCGCACATTGATGAGACTGATGAAGATGCTCTTAGCTACATGACTAATTTAGAG GTAGAGTGTTTCAAGAACAACAAACTTGGGTACCGGATTGGCTTCCATTTCAGACGGAATCCATTCTTTCAGAACAAAGTAATAGTGAAAGAACTGCATCTAGGAAGGGGAG GATCTCCGGTGTCCTTCTCAAACCCGATTTTGTGGCACAGAGGCCAGAGTCTAGTGGAAAGTGGAGAACCACATAAGACGTCGCAGGGAGTCTACCAGAGTTTCTTTCACTGGTTCAATGACCACAGCAACCCAGGGAGGGATGACATAGCACAG ATACTGAAAGAGGACCTCTACAAAAACCCTTTGCGGTATTATCTGACTCCGCTCTGGGAGCCACGACAGAATGGCAG TGCTCCCAAACCTCAGAGCAGGAATAATGTTGATGAGTGTGTGATCATCTCCGACTCGGATGAAGAGCAGGAGCAGAATGATCAAAACCTGAACCAAGAGCAAGAAGAAGAACAGGATGTTGATGATCAAGTTGGAG GTTCGGAAGAGAATGACAGGGATGAGGGGGAATCCTCCTGTGAGGAGAGAGAGGAATTAGATGAGTCACGTGATTCTGGTGGCTGTGAGGTCAGAGAGCAAGAACAGGAAGAGGGAGATATTGATGTAGATGAAGGGGATGGTGAGGAGGAGAGTTAG